DNA sequence from the Sinomonas terrae genome:
AGGGCCGCGAGAGCTCGCCGAGCGGATCGAGGAGCAGGCCGACTGCCTCGTGGTGGTAGTCCGCGTGCTCGCGGATGTCGACCGTCGCAAGGTGCAGCCCGAACGAGGCGACGACGCGGCGCACGGTGGCCAGCGCGCCGTCGGCCACCAGCTGTGCCGCGTGCTCGCGGAGGGAACGGTCCAGCACGGCGAGGTCCTCGGCGAGCTGCGAGGTCGCGGCGTAGTCGCGGCCCGGCTCGTGGGGAGTGGCCGCGGAGATGCGACGGCCCGTGTTGAGGAGCTTCGCCTTGATGCACGTGAGCTTGAGGCGATACGGCTCCTGTGCGTTGAGCTCGAGCACGCGCTTGTCGAGGCCGGGCAGCTTGGCGAGGTCGGCGTCGATCGATTCGAGCAGCTCCGGCTCGACGCCGGCGATCGCCGCCGAGTTGGAGAGCACGCTGATGAGCTCGTCGATGAGCTGGACGGCGATGCGGACCGCCTGCTGGCTCTGGAGCGCGAGGATCTCCCGGGTCACCTCGGGCGTGACGTTGGGGTTGCCGTCCCGGTCGCCGCCGATCCACGAACCGAATCGCAGGGGCGACGACGTCGAAGGCAGGATCGCGCCGTGCTCTGCGAGGAGGCCTGAGAGCTCGTCGAGCACCTCGGGCAGCGGCCCGCCGAGGATCTGGCCGAGGTAGTAGACGGCGTTGCGGGCCTCGTCGAGGGGCGTGGGGCGGACCTGCCGCAGCTCGTCGGTTTGCCACATCTGGTCGATGATCTCGGCGAGGCGGCGATCCTGGCGACGGCGGAGCTCGGTTCCCTCGGTCGAGGGCACCGAGAGGACCTTCGAGACGGCGCGCAGCTTGTCGAGCACGGACCGCCGGGACGCCTCGGTGGGGTGCGCCGTGAAGACGGGACGGACATCGAGCGACGCCGCGACCTCCTGGAGGATCTCCGGCCCCGCCTGCTCCGCGATGTCCCGCACCGCAGTCGCGAGCCAGCCCGAGTTCTCCGGGCGCGTTCCGAGCTCCCGCACGCGGTGCAGCTGCTCTGCGGCGTTCGAAAGGTGGAAGTAGAACGCGAAGGCGCGCACGAGCTCGGTCGCCTCGTCGATCGGCAGAGAGGCGAGGAGCTCGCGGACCTGCGCTGCGACGTCGGCCGCGTTCCATGGGCCGAGCGCGCCTGCGCCGCCGCGGGCCGCCTCCTTCGACTCCTTCGTGAGGAGCCGGACCTCCTCGACCAGGCGCAGGAGCTCGGGACCGTGCTGGCGGACGAGCGAGGCGCCGAGGAGCGTGGAGACCCGGCGGACGTCGGCGCGCAGCTCCGCGGCCGGCCCGGGGCCGGGCCCGTCGGACAGGGACGTCAGGTCATGCTCAGTGTGGGAAAACGGCATGCGGGACTCCATCGGGATCGGGGCTCGTACGCAACGCCGGATACCTTGAGCCGGAGGACTTTCTCAGCGCCCGAGACTACAGCAGCTAGCTCCGCGCCCGCCCCTGATGTCCGCATGCTGGCACCGGTCCGCAGGTTTGGATCCGCTTAGGGCGCTCAGGTAGGTTTTCGGGGGCGTGTCCGGGCGCCCGGCTGCTATGGGGATCAACAACTGCAGAGGCATGAATGCGTTTGGTACGCCAGCCTGATCGCTGCCCTGCGCGGCTCGCACGCCGTGTTCCCCGCTACCCTTAAGCAGTGATGAAATCCCCCCTCCCCGTGCGCGACGGCGTCAACGCGACGCGCCTTCGCCTGCCGTCGGAGGGGCCTTGGGACACTGCGCTCGACTACATGCTCCACCGCTGGGGGCACATCGACCCTGAGGGAATCCTCCCGAGGTTCGACGACGGCGAGATCGTCGGGGCGGACGGCGCACCGCTGCACCGGGCTACCCCGCTCGAAGAGCACACGTTCATCTGGTACTACCGGACGCTGCCGCGGGAGGAGCGGCTCCCTGTCGAGCTGTCCGTCCTCCATCGGGACGAGCACCTCGTCGTCGTCGACAAGCCGCACTTCCTCCCGACGACGCCCGGCGGGACCTACATCCAGGAGTCGGCCCTCGTCCGGCTCCGCAACGAGCTGGGGCTCCCCGACCTCGTTCCGATGCACCGCCTCGACCGGATGACCGCTGGCGTCCTCCTCTTCGCGGTGAACCCTGAGACTCGCGGCCGCTATCAGGTGCTGTTCGAGCGGCGCAAGGTGCAGAAGGAGTACGAGTGCGTCTCACGGGTCCGCAACCAGCAGCAATTCCTCGAGCAGTTCGCGGAACCCATCACGGTTCGAAACCGGATGGTGAAATCGCGGGATTATCTGCTCGCGAGCGTCGCCGAGGGCGAACCCAATGCGGAGACGCGTGTCAGCCTCCTCCGGCTGGACCGCTCGTCCGAGCAGCCGCGCGCGCTGTTCCGCCTCGAGCCCCACACCGGCAAGACCCACCAGCTGCGGGTCCACATGGCGGGCCTCGGCGCGGGGATCATGCACGATCCGTTCTACCCGATCCTGCTCGACAAGGCACCTGACGACTTCAGCCGCCCCCTGCAGCTCCTCGCCCGCGGGGTCCGCTTCCGCGATCCGATCACAGGCCACGAGACCGAATTCCGCAGCCGTCTGGAACTGCAGGAAGCGCCGCCATCCGACGGGTAACTTGACTGGCACTGTCACTGGCTCTACACGAATATTCACTAACCTTGCCGACGCCCGATCCAAGGGCATTGGCTCAATTCCACTTCTGGGCCACACTGGTCCCATGAGGATCGACATCGTCACCGGCGACATCACGACCCGGCGCGTCGACGCGATTGTGAATGCCGCCAACAGCTCCCTCCTCGGGGGCGGCGGCGTCGACGGCGCCATCCACCTCGCGGCAGGACCCGAACTGCTCGAGGCCTGCCAGGAGCTGCGCCGCAAGGACTACCGCGACGGCCTCCCCGTCGGACACGCGGTTGCCACCCCAGCCTTCCGCCTCCCGGCCCGATGGGTGATCCACACCGTCGGACCCAACTGGCACGCGGGCCAGCGCGACCCCGACCTCCTCCGCTCCGCCTTCTTCGAAAGTCTCACCCTCGCGGACAGCCTCGGCGCGACCTCCGTCGCCTTCCCCGCGATCTCTGCCGGGATCTACGGGTGGGACCCGCGCGTCGTCGCCCGTACCGCCGTCGATGCGGTGCGGGAAGCGGACACTCAGACGGTAGAGCTCGTCGAGTTCGTCCTCTTCAGCGAGGACATGGCGGACGTCTTCGTCGCCGCCGCCTGAGACCCTAGACCGGCACCCATTTCCCGCGCCGCTGCCGCAGGACGCGTAGCCTGCCCGTCGTCGCCACCTCGTCCACCGCCTCGTGCACCGCGAGAGCCGACGCCCACGCGGAGGCCGTCTCGTCGTCGTCGGACGCCGCCTCGACCAGGAAGCGCAGTGTGATCTGGGGGACGCCGCGGACGACGTCGAGCTGCGCAGCCTCGACGAGATGGCGGGACCCGAGCGCTTCCTGGGCCGCCTCCATGACGCGCTCCGGAGGCTGACCGGGGCGGAGCCCTGTGATTTGGAGGACAGCGCGGTAGCTTGGCATGCCGCCCAACGTATCCTGACTCGGTGACCCTCCAGAATTCCTTGCTGGGTTTCGCCGCGCTCGCTGCGCTCATCACGGTGATCCCCGGTACTGACACTGCTCTCGTTCTCCGCTACACCCTGAACCAGGGCCGCCGCCACGCCTACACGGCCGCGCTCGGGATGATCTCCGGCGCCTTCGTGTGGGGCGTCGCCGCTGCGACGGGGATCTCGGCGCTCCTGACGGTTTCGACCGTCGCCTACGACATCCTCCGGCTGGCCGGCGCGTTCTACATGGTCTGGCTCGCGGTGGGCTTGTGGCGCGCCTCGCTCAGGAAGCCGGCGCCGGGCACAGTGGACGACGGCGATGGGTCGCCGATCGTGGGCGGCTTCCCTCGTCTGGGCCACGAGCCGCTCGCCCGCACGTGGGCCAAGGGCCTGGTCTCGAACCTGCTCAATCCGAAGTACGGGATGTTCTGCATCGCGGTCATCCCCCAGTTCCTCGTCCCAGGCGTTCCGGCCGTGTGGATGGGCCTCATGCTCACTGTGGTCAGCAATGTCGAAGCGGTTGTCTGGTTCATCGCAATAGTCGCCGCGGCCCATTTCTTCCGAAAGTGGCTCGAAGGGCCGAAGTTCCGGAAGTGGATCGATCGCGTCACCGGAACGGTGCTCGGCGCGTTCGGAGTCGCGGCGGTGCTCGAGACGCGCGTGGCCGCATGACCGTCGCTCAGCGGCACAGGCGTCCCTCGACGGCATGACCGTCCGGCGTGCGGGACGGTCATGCCGTCGAGGGACGGTCGAGTCCTCAGGGGACGGTCAAACGCTCGAAGAACGCTTCACGTGCGGCCCTTGCAGCCACGGCCGAGCGGGGCCATCGTGGGTTCATGACGGACACTCTTGAGGGTTCCACCAACGAAACCGAACAACTCGCCCGCTGGCAGCGCTTCCGCGAGAACCGCAACAACGCCCTGGCCGAAGAGCACGGCTGGCTCACGCTCACGTCCCTCCAATGGCTCACCCCCGAGCCGTCGCCGGTCGAACTCGTCCCCGGCCTCTGGTCCACCTCGGAATCCGTAGGGCTCGAGACCGCCGTGCTCACGGCCCACGCGGAAGACGGCCTCGTCTTCGACGAGGAGGGCGACCCCGTGGACGGGACGTTCAGCGCGCACCTGTCCAACGAGGAATCGCTGAACTGGGTGCGCTACGGGACGATCGTCGTCGAACTCGCTATGCGCGGCGGCCGCTACGCCATCCGCACGCGCGACTCCGAATCACCCACGCGGACCGAATTCAGCGGCGTCCCGGTCTTCGACTTCGACCCGGAGTGGGTCCTCGAAGCCACGTGGGAGCCGTACCCCGAGCCGCGCGAAGTGCCGATCTCGACGGCGAATCCCCTCGTCGACGGCATCCACCGTTCGGCGGGCGAGGTCGTGTTCCGGCGGAACGGGCACGAGTATCGGCTCCAGGCCGAGCAGGGCAAGCTCGGCGATCTCACGATCACGTTCCACGACGAGACGAACGGCCGCACGACCGAGGACTGGCGCAAGGTCACCACCGCCCGCCCGCGCCCGAACGGCAGCGTCACCCTCGACTTCAACCGGAGCATCAACTACCCGAGCGCCTTCACGCCGTACGGGACGTGCCCGATGCCCGTGAGGGACAACTCGCTCGACCTCGCAGTCGAAGCCGGCGAAAAGATGCTCGACGACGGCGAGTAGGCCCTGGACGAGGCCGAGTAGCCGCTGGACGACGGCGAGTAGCCGGCCGGGCATCGCCCCCAGCTTGCGCCGTCACTCTCAGCTCGCGCCGCTCTCAGCTCGCGCCGTCACCCTTGCCTTGCGCCATCACTCTCAGCTCGCGCCGTCACCTTTGCAGGGTCCGCACCCTGCAAAGGTGACGGCGCGAGGGAGAGGAGCGACATGCGGGAACCGCAACGGGATGCGGCGGGCGGACCGCGCGACGGCGGGCGGACCGCGCGACGGCGGGCGGACCGCGCGACGGCGGGCGGACCCTTCGATGGCGGGCAGAGCGGGCAGGGAGAGAAGTTGGGCCGGGGCTACTTCGGTGCCATGCGGATCGCGCCGTCAAGCCGGATGGTCTCGCCGTTGAGCATCGTGTTGTCCACGATGTGGGCCACGAGGTTTGCGTACTCCCCCGGCCGCCCCAGCCGCGCGGGGTGCGGCACCTGCTGGCCGAGCGACGTTTGGGCTTCCTCAGAGAGCCCGGCCATCATGGGCGTCTCGAAGATCCCCGGGGCGATCGTGACGACGCGGATGAGCGAACGCGCGAGCTCCCGCGCGATGGGAAGTGTCATCGCGTGCACGGCGCCCTTCGAGGCGGAGTAAGCGGGCTGGCCGATCTGGCCCTCGAACGCGGCCACGGACGCGGTGTTGACGATCACGCCGCGCTCCGGGCCGCCGAGCTCCGTGCTCACCGGCTCGACTTGCACCATGGCAGCGGCAGCGAGGCGGAGCACGTTGAACGTGCCGAACAGGTTGACCCTCACGACCCGCTCGAACTGCTCGAGCGGCAGCACCCCGTCCCGCCCGAGCACTTTGCCCGGCGTCGCGATCCCCGCGCAGTTCACGACGATCCGCAGCGGCCCAGGCCCCGAGGCCTCGGACATCGCGAGGTCGACGGCGGCAGCGACCTGAGCCTCGTCCGTCACGTCCGCGGGGGCGAAGAGGACGGGCGGCCCTCCTCGGCGCGATGCACTGAGCTCCTCGGCGAACTCGGCGCCGCGGCTCCCCGGCAGGTCGGCGACGACGACGCCAGCCCCGCCGTCGTGCAGTCGGCGGGCGGTGGCAGCGCCAAGACCTGACGCACCGCCCGTGACAAGCGCCGTGGCACCAGCGAGATCCATGGGTCCTCCCGATTCAGAATGAAATCAAGTTCAGCGTGAACGCGTTCGGTTAATGGTGACTAACCGGCCCCATCCTAACGGTCCGAGTGAGGCCCGTCACGCATGCCTATCAGCTTCTCTCGTCCGGAACTGCTTGCCTCAACTGGAACCGGGGCCTCCCGAAGGCCACTGGGCTAGCGTGGTGGGGTGAGCACTCCCGAGACTGCGGCCGCACGCGCGAGCGCCGCCGCTGAGAGCGTAACCTCATCGTTCGGGCATCAGCCCCTCCGTGTCCGGGGCACGTGGCTTGCGTGGGTGCAGGATCCCCATCGGCGCCTTCAGCTTCCGTGGAGCGAGTGGCATTACTGGTGGCAGGCCCATCTGCTCGACTGCCTCATTGACGCCGCCGAGCGCGAAGCGGAAGGGGGCGACGCGGCCCGAGCCGGCGCTCTCCAGTGGCTCGCCCTCGCCCAGCGGCATCTGCGGGGGATCCGGCTCCGGAACTTCGGCCGGTTCCCCAATATGTTCTTCGACGACATGGCCTGGCTCGCCCTCGCCTCCCAGCGCGCGGAGGCTCTCTCGCGGAAGCTCACGGGCCACGGCCTCCCGCCTGCCGGCACGGCAGTACGGGAACTCGGGCGCCGCCTCGTGGCCGGCGATACGGACGACCTCGGCGGAGGCATGTTCTGGAACACCCGCCGCCAGTACAAGAACACCGCGACGACCGGACCTGGCGCCCTGTTCTTCGCTCGCGCAGGCGACCGTGGACGGGCCCAGACGCTCGTGGGCTGGCTCTACGAGACACTCTTCGACCCCGAGCAGGGCCTGTTCCTCGACGGCATCCACGTCCCCGGCAAGGGCGAACCCAAGATGAGCCCGGAGCCCCGCCTCACCCGGGACATCTGGGCGTACAACCAGGGAACGGTCTTGGGTGCCCTACTCGCGCTCGGAGACGCTGGGGACACGGGTCACGGGGAAGCAAGTCTCGGGTACGCGAACAACCGGCCCGAGGACCCAGCGTCGACGAACCTCGAGCGTGCTGCCGCGCTCGTCGACGCCGTGGATCGGGAGCTCACCGTCGTCGTCGCCACGCCAAGCGGGGGGGCGCCCGGCGGGGCATCGCCAACCGGGGAACATGAGCCGGAAATCCGGGTCCTCAAAGCCCACGGCGGCGGCGACGGTGGCCTCTTCATGGGGATCCTCGCCCGCTATCTCGGAATCGCCGCCATCGACCCCCGGCTTCCCGTGCGGACGCAGGCCACGGCAGCGCGTCTCGTCACAGACACTGCCGAAGCCCTCTGGCAGGGCCGCGATGAACGGCCAAGGCCCGGCAGCCAGCCGCACCTGGTCTTCCCCGCCCACCCCGGTGAGCTCGCGTCGTCGTCGTACCCGCGGGGGCAGGGCGAGCCCGTCGAACTGTGCACCCAAGTGCAGGCCTGGACGGTGCTCGAGGCTGCCCACCGAGTCACAAAGGGCAATTAGGTCACTTCGAAATTGCGTAATTGAAGTGATTTGCGTCACAATTAGGCCAGAATCGGCCTGAGGTTAGGTGTGGCTAACCTACAGTCGTTCTCGGAGGCAGGAGCCTCCACCCTCGACGTCGAAGCCTCACCGCGCCCTTCGGGCTGGCCCTCGTGTGCCGGCCCCCAAAAAGCTACGAAAGGACCTTCTGTGAAGATCCGTTCCCAGGCCCTCGCGGGCATCGCGATCGCCGCGGTTGCTGCGCTCGGCCTCTCGGCGTGCGGCAGCTCGCCAAGCTCGTCCGGTTCGGCGGGGGCCACCGGCGGCCCGACAGACACCATCACGGTCTACAACGCTCAACACCAAGAGCTCACACAGGCATGGGTGGATGCCTTCACGAAGCAGACCGGCATCAAGGTCAACATGCGCAACGGCGACGACACCGAGATGGCCCAGCAGATCGTCCAAGAGGGGAGGAACTCCCCCGCCGACGTCTTCCTCACCGAGAACTCCCCGGCGATGAGCGCGGTGGAGAACGCGGGACTCCTCGGAAGCCCCGGCTCGGAGGCGCTCGCGAACGTGCCGCAGGCCTACCGCCCGTCGACGGGCAAGTGGGTCGGCATCGCGGCACGCTCGACGGTCCTCGCCTACAACAAGACGAAGGTCAAGGCGGCCGACCTCCCGAAGTCGATCATGGACCTCGCCGATTCCTCGTGGAAGGGCCGCTGGGGCGGGGCGCCGGCGGGCGCCGACTTCCAGGCCATCGTCTCCGCGATGCTCCAGCTCAAGGGCGAGAGCGCGACCCTCGACTGGCTCAAGGCCATGAAGACCAACGCGAAGACGTACCAGAGCAACAGCACGGCAATGAAGGCCGTCAACGCGGGTGAGATCGACGCCGCCATCATCTACCACTACTACTGGTTCGGCGATCAGGCGAACACCGGCGAGAACTCGAAGAACGTCGGCCTGTACTACTTCAAGAACCAGGACCCGGGCGCGTTCGTCTCGGTCTCCGGCGGTGGGGTACTCGCCTCGAGCAAGCACCAGACGGCGGCGCAGAAGTTCCTCGCGTTTGTGACCAGCGCAGATGGGCAGAAGATCCTGCAGACGGGCTCGTCGTTCGAATACCCCGTCGGCTCTGGCGTTGCGGCGAACCCGAAGCTCACGCCGCTCCAGGAACTGCAGGCGCCGGCCGTCGACCCCGCGAAGCTCAACTCCCAGCAGGTCACCGACCTCATGACTCAGGCAGGACTGCTCTAGGCCTTGTTGCAGACCACAACTACGCCGGCAAGCCGGAGACCCTCAGCGGACGGAGGCACGCGCCTCCGCCCGCTGAGGGCTTTCCGCGCCCGGTCTCGACGGATCCGATCCCTGCCGTGGACCGTGCTGGTCCTGAGCATCCTCATCGGCGCCCTCTCGCTCGTGCCGCTCGGCTTCGTCGTCGCCATGACCATCGCAACTGGCTGGGACACCGCGATCGCGCTCATCGTGCGGCCGCGGGTCCTTGAGCTGCTCGGCAACACCGTCTGGCTCGTGGTCATCACTGTGCCGCTGTGCCTCGTGATCGGGGTCGGGGGCGCGTGGCTCGTCGAGCGCACGAGACTCCGGGCCCATCGCGTCTGGGCGGTGCTGCTCGCCGCCCCGCTCGCGATCCCCGCCTTCGTGAACGCCTATTCGTGGGTCTCCGTGGTCCCCTCGATGGCCGGACTCGGCTGGGGCGTCTTCATCGCGACGCTCTCCTACTACCCCCTCGTCTACATCCCGGCAGCGGCCACGCTCGCTCGCCTCGACCCTGCGCTCGAGCAATCGGCGGCCTCCCTCGGCCTCGGGCCGTGGAAGGTCTTCTTCCGCGTCGTCCTCCCGCAGCTCCGGATCGCCGTCGCAGGGGGCGCGCTCCTCGTCGGCCTGCACCTCCTCTCCGAATACGGCGCCTTCGCGATGATGCGCTTCGACACGTTCACGACGGCGATCATGGAGCAGTACCGCTCGACCTTCAACGGCTCCGCAGGCAACATGCTCGCGAGCGTGCTCGTTGCCCTGTGCCTGGTCATGCTCGTCATCGAGGCCCGCGCCCGCGGCAATGCCCGCTACGCGAAGCTCGGCTCCGGCTCGCAGGCCGCCCCGACCCGGGCGCGCCTCGGCGCTTGGGAACTGCCCGCCCAGCTGGGGCTCCTCGGTCTCGCGATCGTGGCCCTCGGAGTCCCGCTCGCCGTCATCGGGCGTTGGCTCCTCGAGGGCGGGGCGAAGATCTGGGAGACCGCCGACCTCGCCTCGGCTCTCGGCCAGAGCCTGTGGCTCGGTCTCCTCGGCGCGCTCGCAGCGACGGCGGCGGCCTTCCCGCTCTCGTGGCTCGCCGTCAGGTACGCAGGGTGGCTGAGCAAGTCGCTCGAGCTCGCCAACTACATCACGAGCTCGATGCCCGGCATCGTCCTGGCCCTCGCGTTCGTGACCGTTGCGTTGCGGGCCATCCCGGACATCTACCAGAGCACGCTCCTGCTGGTCATCGCGTACGTGCTGCTGTTCCTCCCGCGCGCGCTCGTGAGCCTGCGGGCCGGGCTCGCCCAGGCGCCGAAGGAACTCGAAGAGGCCGCGCGGGCCCTCGGGCGCCGCCCCGCAGCAGCCTTCTTCCGGGTGACCCTGCCGCTCGCAGCCCCCGCGGCGGCCGGCGGTGCAGCGCTCGTCTTCCTCGCCGTCCTGAATGAACTCACGGCGACCCTCCTGCTCGCCCCGACGGGCACGTCCACCCTCGCGACCCAGTTCTGGAACCTCTCGAGCGGTATCGACTACACGGATGCCGCGCCCTACGCGCTGCTCATGATCCTGCTCTCCGCACCCATGACCTACCTGTTGTTCCAGCAGTCCAAGAAGGCGGCCGGCCAGTGACCGAACAGAGTCCCACCCCCACTTCGGCCTCGCGCCTCCCCGAGCCGCGGGTCGCGCGGTCCATCGCGGACACCGCGAACCATCACCTCGAGATCGACGAGGTCACGAAGACATTTGGGCGGCAGCAGGTCCTCAAGGGCATCAACCTGCACGTCGCGCGGGGGGGCACGACGGCGATCGTCGGGCCGTCCGGGTCAGGCAAGACGACGCTCCTGCGTCTCATCGCCGGCTTCGAGGCGCCCGACACGGGGCAGATCATGCTTGGCGGGCGGGTTGTCGCCGGCGACACATGGGTGCCAGCGCACCGGCGGAACATCGGCTACGTGGCCCAGGACGGGGCCCTGTTCCCCCACCTGACGGTGGGCCAGAACATCGCGTTCGGGCTCGACAAGGCGCACGGCGGATCGCGCAAGCAGATCGCGGCGCGGGTCGAGGAGCTCCTCGACATGGTCGCCCTTGACGGCTCGTACGCGAAGCGCCGCCCCCACGAGCTCTCGGGCGGGCAACAGCAGCGCATCGCCCTTGCGCGCGCCATGGCCCGGCGCCCTGAGGTCATGCTCCTCGACGAGCCGTTCTCAGCGCTCGACGCCGGCCTGCGCGTCGCGACCCGGCGTGCGGTCGCGAAGGTGCTCGCCAAAGCCGGGGTCACCACGATCCTCGTGACCCACGACCAAGCCGAGGCCCTAAGCTTCGCCGATCAGGTCGCCGTCATGCGCGGCGGGAAGCTCGCCCAGATCGGCAACCCCTTCGTCGTGTACACGCGGCCCGCGGACCGCGCGACCGCGGAGTTCCTCGGCGACGCCGTCATCCTCGACGCCTGGCTCGAAGGCAGCCTCGCGATGTGCTCCCTCGGGCCGGTCCCCGTGCGCCACCCCACCGCCCAAGGCCACGTTCAGATCATGCTGCGGCCCGAGCAAATTCGAATTGCAGCGGAATCGCCCATTCATGGGACCGTACTCGATTGGGACTATTTCGGCCCCGAATCGTCGGTGCGGATCAAGCTCGCCGACCGCCCCTGGGACCAGCCCGTTCACCCGGGAATGCCCGGAGGGGGCGAAATCATCACGATCCGCCACTGGAACGCCGCAATGGCGCGCAAGGGCATGGACCTCGCGCTGAAGGTCATCGGAGAAGGCGTGGCATTCCCGCTGGGGGAACCGTCGACGGGCGTGAGCACGCTCGCGGAGTGAGCGACCTCAGCCGCCCCAGACGTCGCCGGCGAGGAGCCGGGCTGCCTCGGCGCGGGCGTGCTCGTCGGCCAGTCCGGCCTTCCGGAGATCGGCCATGAGCCGCTCCCACAGGCGCAGGGAGGACAGCTCGTGCCGTTCCGGCCGGAGGACTCGGAAGCGGCCCCTCTCCGAGTTGGCGCGCGAAGACTTCTGTTCGGACCGGGGGGTGGATGAGCTGGCACCTTGTGCTCTGGAGCGCATTGCTGTTCCCGTCAATAGCGACGATGGCACGCCGCCGTGCCTGCCCCGCTGCTTGAGAAGTCCCTCAATGATCGCGCATAATTCGCCTTCTGAAAACTGCCTCTGCTCCTTTCCCGAGCGGCCCCTTTCTCGCCCGGCGCCTTTCACTCTCGCTAGGCTATTCCCCGTGACTGAATCGAAGGCCTCGCGTTGGGTCCAGAGCTCGGAACTCACCCGTTATCGTCTGGCCCCCAATCCCGGGCCGATGAGTCTCGACGGGACGAATTCCTATGTCATCTCGGGCGAATTCTCCCAGGTGCCGCAGAAGATTCCCGGCCAGGAGATGCCCGGCCAGGCGGGCGTCGTCGTCGTCGATCCCGGCCCCCTCGAGGCGACCCATCTCGGCGAGCTCGCGGCGGCCGGACGCGTGGAGCTCGTGCTGATCACACACCACCACTCGGATCACACCGAGGGCGCGGAGGAGTTCCACCGCATCACGGGCGCCCCCGTCCGGGCGCTCGACGCGTCGCTGTGCTTCGCCGCGCCGCCGCTCGCCGACGGCGAGGTCATCGAGGCCGCGGGAGTCCGGATCGAGGTGCTCGCGACCCCCGGCCACACAGCAGACTCGGTGTCCCTGCTCCTCCCCGACGACGGCGACGAGGGGTCAGTGCTCACGGGCGACACGATCTTGGGCCGCGGCACAACGGTCATCGCCTACCCCGACGGCCGGCTGGGGGACTATCTCGCGTCGCTCCGGCGCCTCGAAGCACTCGGGCCGAAGACGGTGCTCCCCGCGCACGGCCCTGTCCTGCCCGACCTCGGGGACATCGTGCGGGCGTACGCCGCGCACCGCGAAGAGCGGCTTGCCCAGATCCGCGAGGCCCTCGCGAGCCTCGGAGCGGAGGCCCCCGTCGGCGCCGTGACCGACGTCGTCTACGCCGATGTCGAGACGTCGGTGCGCCGCGCGGCCGAGACCTCCGTCGCGGCCCAGCTGGACTACCTCCGCGGCTGGGCCTGAGCGCGTCTACACCACGCTGAGAAGCGCCCTCACCACACCGAGAAGCGCCGGAATTCCCCGGTCGCGGGCCCAATGGACGCCTCGACCCCCTCCACGCGGCCCGGAGTGTCTCCGGACTGGAGCCACTTGAGGAACTGCTCGACGTCGTCGAGATTTCCCTCCGCCACGATCTCAACGGTCCCGTCCAGCCTGTTGCCGGCGCTGCCCACGAGCCCCAGCCTG
Encoded proteins:
- a CDS encoding SDR family NAD(P)-dependent oxidoreductase; protein product: MDLAGATALVTGGASGLGAATARRLHDGGAGVVVADLPGSRGAEFAEELSASRRGGPPVLFAPADVTDEAQVAAAVDLAMSEASGPGPLRIVVNCAGIATPGKVLGRDGVLPLEQFERVVRVNLFGTFNVLRLAAAAMVQVEPVSTELGGPERGVIVNTASVAAFEGQIGQPAYSASKGAVHAMTLPIARELARSLIRVVTIAPGIFETPMMAGLSEEAQTSLGQQVPHPARLGRPGEYANLVAHIVDNTMLNGETIRLDGAIRMAPK
- a CDS encoding DUF1684 domain-containing protein → MTDTLEGSTNETEQLARWQRFRENRNNALAEEHGWLTLTSLQWLTPEPSPVELVPGLWSTSESVGLETAVLTAHAEDGLVFDEEGDPVDGTFSAHLSNEESLNWVRYGTIVVELAMRGGRYAIRTRDSESPTRTEFSGVPVFDFDPEWVLEATWEPYPEPREVPISTANPLVDGIHRSAGEVVFRRNGHEYRLQAEQGKLGDLTITFHDETNGRTTEDWRKVTTARPRPNGSVTLDFNRSINYPSAFTPYGTCPMPVRDNSLDLAVEAGEKMLDDGE
- a CDS encoding pseudouridine synthase, which gives rise to MKSPLPVRDGVNATRLRLPSEGPWDTALDYMLHRWGHIDPEGILPRFDDGEIVGADGAPLHRATPLEEHTFIWYYRTLPREERLPVELSVLHRDEHLVVVDKPHFLPTTPGGTYIQESALVRLRNELGLPDLVPMHRLDRMTAGVLLFAVNPETRGRYQVLFERRKVQKEYECVSRVRNQQQFLEQFAEPITVRNRMVKSRDYLLASVAEGEPNAETRVSLLRLDRSSEQPRALFRLEPHTGKTHQLRVHMAGLGAGIMHDPFYPILLDKAPDDFSRPLQLLARGVRFRDPITGHETEFRSRLELQEAPPSDG
- a CDS encoding O-acetyl-ADP-ribose deacetylase; this translates as MRIDIVTGDITTRRVDAIVNAANSSLLGGGGVDGAIHLAAGPELLEACQELRRKDYRDGLPVGHAVATPAFRLPARWVIHTVGPNWHAGQRDPDLLRSAFFESLTLADSLGATSVAFPAISAGIYGWDPRVVARTAVDAVREADTQTVELVEFVLFSEDMADVFVAAA
- a CDS encoding glycoside hydrolase family 76 protein; its protein translation is MSTPETAAARASAAAESVTSSFGHQPLRVRGTWLAWVQDPHRRLQLPWSEWHYWWQAHLLDCLIDAAEREAEGGDAARAGALQWLALAQRHLRGIRLRNFGRFPNMFFDDMAWLALASQRAEALSRKLTGHGLPPAGTAVRELGRRLVAGDTDDLGGGMFWNTRRQYKNTATTGPGALFFARAGDRGRAQTLVGWLYETLFDPEQGLFLDGIHVPGKGEPKMSPEPRLTRDIWAYNQGTVLGALLALGDAGDTGHGEASLGYANNRPEDPASTNLERAAALVDAVDRELTVVVATPSGGAPGGASPTGEHEPEIRVLKAHGGGDGGLFMGILARYLGIAAIDPRLPVRTQATAARLVTDTAEALWQGRDERPRPGSQPHLVFPAHPGELASSSYPRGQGEPVELCTQVQAWTVLEAAHRVTKGN
- a CDS encoding LysE family translocator; this encodes MTLQNSLLGFAALAALITVIPGTDTALVLRYTLNQGRRHAYTAALGMISGAFVWGVAAATGISALLTVSTVAYDILRLAGAFYMVWLAVGLWRASLRKPAPGTVDDGDGSPIVGGFPRLGHEPLARTWAKGLVSNLLNPKYGMFCIAVIPQFLVPGVPAVWMGLMLTVVSNVEAVVWFIAIVAAAHFFRKWLEGPKFRKWIDRVTGTVLGAFGVAAVLETRVAA
- a CDS encoding iron ABC transporter substrate-binding protein, which gives rise to MKIRSQALAGIAIAAVAALGLSACGSSPSSSGSAGATGGPTDTITVYNAQHQELTQAWVDAFTKQTGIKVNMRNGDDTEMAQQIVQEGRNSPADVFLTENSPAMSAVENAGLLGSPGSEALANVPQAYRPSTGKWVGIAARSTVLAYNKTKVKAADLPKSIMDLADSSWKGRWGGAPAGADFQAIVSAMLQLKGESATLDWLKAMKTNAKTYQSNSTAMKAVNAGEIDAAIIYHYYWFGDQANTGENSKNVGLYYFKNQDPGAFVSVSGGGVLASSKHQTAAQKFLAFVTSADGQKILQTGSSFEYPVGSGVAANPKLTPLQELQAPAVDPAKLNSQQVTDLMTQAGLL